In the Micromonospora narathiwatensis genome, one interval contains:
- a CDS encoding alpha-hydroxy acid oxidase, whose amino-acid sequence MAEPLLTGDVPSEDGPAARRPPGPGHPSGLGRPENADAAGGLAPPASLADFAERARAVLPADVWDFVNGGSGTETTLAANRAALDRVAVLPRVLTGVDRPRTEAVLPGGTYALPVAVAPMAYQRLLHPGGERALAAAARAAGVPYAASTLSSTPIEGIAAAGGTVWFQLYWLRERALVADLLDRAHAAGCAAVMVTVDVPVLGRRLRDVRNGFALPAHVTAANLPRGRDDLAHQGTPGVSAVAAHTDAVFAPALSWADLAWLRARTPLPLLVKGVLDPRDAVRAAETGADAVVVSNHGGRQLDGAPATAAVLPEVVAAVGERCAVLLDSGVRSGTDVLRALALGAAGVLVGRPLLWALAAGGRAGAEAALALLAAELRDALTLTGCADPAAARHLSTRIGG is encoded by the coding sequence ATGGCTGAGCCGCTGCTGACCGGGGACGTCCCGTCCGAGGACGGTCCCGCCGCCCGCCGCCCGCCCGGCCCCGGTCACCCGTCCGGCCTTGGCCGGCCGGAGAACGCCGACGCCGCCGGGGGGCTCGCGCCGCCGGCCAGCCTGGCCGACTTCGCCGAGCGGGCCCGGGCCGTGCTGCCCGCCGACGTGTGGGACTTCGTGAACGGCGGCAGCGGCACCGAGACCACCCTCGCGGCGAACCGGGCCGCCCTGGACCGGGTGGCGGTGCTGCCCCGGGTGCTGACCGGGGTGGACCGCCCGCGTACCGAGGCCGTGCTGCCCGGCGGGACGTACGCCCTGCCGGTGGCGGTCGCGCCGATGGCGTACCAGAGGTTGCTGCATCCGGGCGGGGAGCGGGCCCTGGCCGCCGCCGCCCGGGCGGCCGGGGTGCCCTACGCGGCGAGCACGCTGTCCAGCACGCCGATCGAGGGGATCGCCGCGGCCGGCGGCACGGTCTGGTTCCAGCTCTACTGGCTGCGCGAGCGGGCCCTGGTGGCGGACCTGCTGGACCGGGCGCACGCCGCCGGCTGCGCCGCGGTGATGGTCACCGTCGACGTGCCGGTGCTCGGCCGGCGGCTGCGCGACGTCCGCAACGGCTTCGCCCTGCCGGCGCACGTCACCGCGGCGAACCTGCCCCGGGGCCGCGACGACCTGGCCCACCAGGGCACGCCCGGGGTGTCCGCCGTCGCCGCGCACACCGACGCCGTCTTCGCGCCGGCGCTGAGCTGGGCCGACCTGGCCTGGCTGCGTGCGCGTACGCCGCTGCCGCTGCTGGTCAAGGGCGTCCTCGACCCGCGCGACGCGGTCCGCGCGGCGGAGACCGGGGCGGACGCGGTGGTGGTCTCCAACCACGGCGGCCGGCAGCTCGACGGGGCACCGGCCACCGCCGCCGTGCTGCCGGAGGTGGTCGCGGCGGTGGGCGAGCGCTGCGCGGTCCTGCTGGACAGCGGCGTGCGCAGCGGCACCGACGTGCTGCGCGCCCTCGCGCTCGGCGCGGCCGGCGTGCTGGTCGGCCGGCCGCTGCTGTGGGCGCTGGCGGCCGGCGGCCGGGCCGGTGCCGAGGCGGCCCTGGCGCTGCTCGCCGCCGAGCTGCGCGACGCGCTCACCCTGACCGGCTGCGCCGACCCGGCGGCGGCGCGGCACCTGAGCACCCGGATCGGAGGTTGA
- a CDS encoding aminotransferase-like domain-containing protein, whose translation MEPVDLTVGSLHAAVDDPALNSMNFLNEVAQHYPDAVSLAAGRPYEEFFDAAVLPRHLDTFRRHLADDLGLSPAQVDRTLLQYGRTKGIVHHLIARNLAVDEQITVDPETIVVTVGCQEAMFLVLRALRAGPQDVLLAVAPTYVGLTGAARLVDLPVRPVTGGPDGIDLADLREQARRARAEGLRPRACYVMPDFANPSGVSMDLAQRRRLLDLAVDEELLLIEDNPYGLFPATDAGRLPTLKALDIRRRVVYLGSFAKTVLPGARVGYVVADQRVAGSDGTVGPLADQLAKIKSMVTVNTSPIAQAVIGGALLAHDCSLVAANVRERAVYARNLRHMVDGLARRFPAGGPVRWNVPAGGFFVVVTVPFGVDDALLHRSAREYGVLWTPMAHFYDDGVPVNALRLSVSAVTPEQIDLGLDRLAALVTDELAALSTPA comes from the coding sequence GTGGAGCCGGTTGACCTGACGGTCGGCAGCCTGCACGCCGCCGTCGACGACCCTGCGCTGAACTCGATGAACTTCCTCAACGAGGTGGCGCAGCACTACCCGGACGCGGTGTCGCTCGCCGCCGGCCGGCCGTACGAGGAGTTCTTCGACGCCGCCGTGCTGCCCCGGCACCTGGACACCTTCCGCCGGCACCTGGCCGACGACCTCGGGCTGAGCCCCGCCCAGGTCGACCGGACGCTGCTCCAGTACGGCCGGACCAAGGGCATCGTGCACCACCTGATCGCCCGCAACCTCGCGGTGGACGAGCAGATCACCGTCGACCCGGAGACGATTGTGGTGACCGTCGGCTGCCAGGAGGCCATGTTCCTGGTGCTGCGGGCGCTGCGGGCCGGGCCGCAGGACGTGCTGCTCGCGGTCGCCCCCACGTACGTCGGGCTGACCGGCGCGGCCCGCCTGGTCGACCTGCCGGTGCGCCCGGTGACCGGCGGGCCGGACGGGATCGACCTGGCCGACCTGCGCGAGCAGGCACGCCGGGCGCGGGCCGAGGGGCTGCGCCCGCGCGCCTGCTACGTGATGCCGGACTTCGCCAACCCCTCGGGGGTCAGCATGGACCTGGCCCAGCGGCGGCGGCTGCTCGACCTCGCCGTCGACGAGGAGCTGCTGCTGATCGAGGACAATCCGTACGGGCTCTTCCCGGCCACCGACGCCGGGCGGCTGCCCACGCTCAAGGCGCTCGACATCCGGCGTCGGGTGGTCTATCTCGGCTCGTTCGCCAAGACCGTGTTGCCCGGTGCCCGGGTCGGATACGTGGTCGCCGACCAGCGGGTGGCCGGCTCCGACGGGACCGTCGGCCCGCTCGCCGACCAGCTCGCCAAGATCAAGAGCATGGTCACCGTGAACACCTCGCCGATCGCCCAGGCGGTGATCGGCGGGGCGCTGCTGGCCCACGACTGCTCACTGGTCGCGGCGAACGTCCGGGAGCGGGCCGTGTACGCCCGCAACCTGCGGCACATGGTCGACGGGCTGGCCCGGCGCTTCCCGGCCGGCGGCCCGGTGCGGTGGAACGTGCCGGCCGGTGGCTTCTTCGTGGTGGTGACCGTGCCGTTCGGGGTGGACGACGCGCTGCTGCACCGCTCGGCCCGCGAGTACGGCGTGCTGTGGACCCCGATGGCTCACTTCTACGACGACGGCGTGCCGGTGAACGCGCTGCGGCTGTCGGTCAGCGCGGTCACCCCGGAGCAGATCGACCTGGGGCTGGACCGGCTCGCGGCGCTGGTCACCGACGAGTTGGCGGCGCTGTCCACCCCGGCCTGA
- a CDS encoding DUF397 domain-containing protein, translating into MRDLSRATWRKSSRSGAQGNCVEVADNLAEVVGVRDSKDPGGPALAFGPTAWIGFVSAVKDDRLG; encoded by the coding sequence ATGCGTGACCTGAGTCGTGCCACCTGGCGAAAGAGCAGCCGCAGCGGCGCCCAGGGCAACTGTGTGGAGGTCGCGGACAACCTGGCCGAGGTGGTCGGCGTCCGGGACAGCAAGGACCCGGGTGGGCCGGCGCTCGCCTTCGGGCCGACGGCCTGGATCGGTTTCGTGTCCGCCGTGAAGGACGATCGCCTGGGCTAG
- a CDS encoding glycine hydroxymethyltransferase, whose protein sequence is MSLNAESTAFRSALEVIRAVEPRVADAIGAELADQRESLKLIASENYASPATLLAMGNWLSDKYAEGTVGRRFYAGCQNVDTVEALAAEHARQLFGAAHAYVQPHSGIDANLVAFWAVLADRVESPALKKAQVRQVNELTEADWFALRRELSNQRMLGMSLDAGGHLTHGFRPNISGKMFDQRSYGTDPATGLIDYDKVAEAAREFKPLILVAGYSAYPRKVNFRIMREIADEVGATFMVDMAHFAGLVAGKVFTGDFDPVPHAHIVTTTTHKSLRGPRGGMVLCGPELADQVDRGCPMVLGGPLPHVMAAKAVALAEARRPDFADYASRIVANAQALAEGLLRRGAKLVTGGTDNHLVLIDVSGYGLTGRQAEQALLDSGIVTNRNAVPQDPNGAWYTSGIRIGTPALTTRGLGGAEMDATAELIHTVLTQTAPGSNPDGTPSKAKYVLDPAVADKVSRQANELLTGFPLYPAVDLG, encoded by the coding sequence ATGTCGCTGAACGCCGAATCCACCGCCTTCCGCAGCGCGCTGGAGGTGATCCGCGCCGTCGAGCCGCGGGTGGCGGACGCCATCGGGGCGGAGCTGGCCGACCAGCGCGAATCGCTCAAGTTGATCGCCAGCGAGAACTACGCCTCCCCCGCCACCCTGCTGGCGATGGGCAACTGGCTCAGCGACAAGTACGCCGAGGGCACCGTCGGGCGCCGCTTCTACGCCGGCTGCCAGAACGTCGACACCGTCGAGGCGCTCGCCGCCGAGCACGCCCGGCAACTCTTCGGCGCCGCCCACGCGTACGTGCAGCCGCACTCCGGCATCGACGCCAACCTGGTCGCGTTCTGGGCCGTTCTGGCCGACCGGGTGGAGTCCCCGGCCCTGAAGAAGGCCCAGGTACGCCAGGTCAACGAGCTGACCGAGGCGGACTGGTTCGCGCTGCGCCGCGAGCTGAGCAACCAGCGGATGCTCGGCATGTCGCTGGACGCCGGCGGCCACCTCACCCACGGCTTCCGCCCGAACATCTCCGGCAAGATGTTCGACCAGCGCAGCTACGGCACCGACCCGGCCACCGGCCTGATCGACTACGACAAGGTCGCCGAGGCGGCCCGCGAGTTCAAGCCGCTGATCCTGGTCGCCGGCTACTCGGCGTACCCCCGGAAGGTCAACTTCCGGATCATGCGGGAGATCGCCGACGAGGTCGGCGCCACCTTCATGGTCGACATGGCGCACTTCGCCGGGCTGGTCGCCGGCAAGGTCTTCACCGGTGACTTCGACCCGGTGCCGCACGCGCACATCGTCACCACCACCACCCACAAGTCGCTGCGCGGCCCGCGCGGCGGCATGGTGCTCTGCGGCCCGGAGCTGGCCGACCAGGTCGACCGGGGCTGCCCGATGGTGCTCGGTGGTCCGCTGCCGCACGTGATGGCCGCCAAGGCGGTCGCCCTCGCGGAGGCCCGCCGCCCCGACTTCGCCGACTACGCGTCCCGCATCGTCGCCAACGCCCAGGCCCTCGCCGAGGGGCTGCTGCGCCGCGGCGCGAAGCTGGTCACCGGCGGCACCGACAACCACCTGGTCCTGATCGACGTCTCCGGCTACGGGCTCACCGGCCGGCAGGCCGAGCAGGCGCTGCTCGACTCGGGCATCGTCACCAACCGCAACGCCGTCCCGCAGGACCCGAACGGCGCCTGGTACACCTCCGGCATCCGGATCGGCACCCCGGCGCTGACCACCCGGGGTCTGGGCGGCGCCGAGATGGACGCCACCGCCGAGCTGATCCACACCGTGCTCACCCAGACCGCCCCCGGGTCGAACCCGGACGGCACCCCGTCGAAGGCGAAGTACGTGCTCGACCCGGCCGTGGCCGACAAGGTGAGCCGGCAGGCCAACGAGCTGCTGACCGGCTTCCCCCTCTATCCCGCCGTCGACCTCGGCTGA
- a CDS encoding S8 family peptidase, which translates to MKNLRRKTLAAASVVTLGVGLAAIGGLAPAAAAGPETTFLVLAPQGGKTDKAAARVAAANGTVVASYDQIGVLVVRSTNPNFATAVAGAGVDAVASTAGLGTALDEGETVEVSAAEVAEATGDPTKEPMYAQQWDMDMIHVPQAHKVNAGSPNVVVGVLDSGISSTHPDLATQIAKDKSVSCIGGVTDTTEASWNPTTSDHGTHVAGTIAAAVNGVGVTGIAPGVKVAAVKVVNNDGYIFPEAAVCGFMWAADHGFQLTNNSYYIDPWELNCRNDARQRPVWQAVQRAIRYSQSKGVLNIASAGNSNYDLAHKITDTGSPNNGTPENRENLTNACLDLPAEAPGVVTVSAVGPTGEKSYYSSYGQGVIEVTAPGGDSRVRTQGVRSTSTDAILSTTFNTTTRTNGWGYKQGTSMSGPHATGVAALALSAHPDMTPGQLSSFLERTAVAKPCPAGVYNPVPLWPGNPHGYDATCSGGNRNGFYGFGMVDAYNVVK; encoded by the coding sequence GTGAAGAACCTGCGTCGCAAGACACTCGCCGCCGCGTCCGTGGTGACGCTCGGCGTCGGGCTCGCCGCCATCGGCGGGTTGGCGCCGGCCGCGGCCGCCGGGCCGGAGACCACGTTCCTGGTCCTCGCCCCGCAGGGCGGCAAGACCGACAAGGCCGCCGCCCGCGTGGCGGCCGCCAACGGCACCGTGGTCGCCAGTTACGACCAGATCGGCGTGCTCGTCGTCCGCTCGACCAACCCGAACTTCGCCACCGCGGTGGCGGGTGCGGGCGTCGACGCGGTCGCGTCCACCGCCGGCCTGGGCACCGCTCTCGACGAGGGCGAGACCGTGGAGGTTTCCGCCGCCGAGGTCGCCGAAGCCACCGGCGACCCGACCAAGGAGCCGATGTACGCCCAGCAGTGGGACATGGACATGATCCACGTCCCGCAGGCCCACAAGGTCAACGCCGGCAGCCCGAACGTGGTCGTCGGCGTGCTGGACAGCGGCATCTCCAGCACCCACCCCGACCTGGCCACCCAGATCGCCAAGGACAAGAGCGTGTCCTGCATCGGCGGTGTCACCGACACCACCGAGGCGTCCTGGAACCCGACCACCTCCGACCACGGCACCCACGTGGCCGGCACCATCGCCGCCGCCGTCAACGGCGTCGGCGTGACCGGCATCGCGCCGGGGGTCAAGGTCGCGGCGGTCAAGGTCGTCAACAACGACGGCTACATCTTCCCGGAGGCCGCGGTCTGTGGGTTCATGTGGGCCGCCGACCACGGTTTCCAGCTCACCAACAACAGCTACTACATCGACCCGTGGGAGCTGAACTGCCGCAACGACGCACGCCAGCGTCCGGTGTGGCAGGCCGTGCAGCGAGCGATCCGTTACTCGCAGTCCAAGGGCGTGCTCAACATCGCGTCCGCGGGTAACTCGAACTACGACCTCGCTCACAAGATCACCGACACCGGCAGCCCGAACAACGGGACGCCGGAGAACCGCGAGAACCTCACCAACGCCTGCCTCGACCTGCCGGCCGAGGCGCCGGGTGTGGTGACCGTCTCGGCCGTGGGCCCGACCGGGGAGAAGAGCTACTACTCCTCGTACGGCCAGGGCGTGATCGAGGTGACGGCGCCGGGTGGCGACAGCCGGGTTCGCACCCAGGGTGTGCGCTCGACCAGCACCGACGCCATCCTGTCGACCACCTTCAACACCACCACCCGGACCAACGGGTGGGGGTACAAGCAGGGGACGTCGATGTCCGGCCCGCACGCCACCGGTGTCGCGGCGCTGGCGCTGTCGGCGCACCCGGACATGACCCCGGGCCAGCTGTCGTCGTTCCTGGAGCGCACGGCGGTCGCCAAGCCCTGCCCGGCGGGCGTCTACAACCCGGTGCCGCTGTGGCCGGGCAACCCGCACGGCTACGACGCGACCTGCTCCGGCGGGAACCGTAACGGGTTCTACGGCTTCGGCATGGTCGACGCGTACAACGTGGTGAAGTAA
- a CDS encoding DNA polymerase domain-containing protein codes for MWSVATTAAEEIRVGERLVRVSSPDKPYFPERGLTKLDVVRYFLAVGDGILRALRDRPTMLERWPRGVFEGAQIATRQSNRGDAFYQKRLPAGAPDWVRTAHITFPSGRTADEVAPSELAVVIWAVNLGTLRFHPWPVSAGDVERPDQLRIDLDPMPGVDFAQVVPVAHEVRAFLDELGLVGYPKTTGGRGLHVYLSIEPRWSFGECRRAVLALGREMQRRRPDLVTTTWWREQRDRPVFVDYNQMARDHTMTSAYSIRPTPRALVSAPLDWSELDDARPDDFDVLSLPARFAERADPHAGLDGRRFSLAPLLELADREGLAAPPER; via the coding sequence GTGTGGAGCGTGGCGACCACGGCGGCCGAGGAGATCCGGGTGGGGGAGCGGCTGGTCCGCGTCTCCAGCCCCGACAAGCCGTACTTTCCGGAGCGCGGGCTGACGAAGCTGGACGTGGTCCGCTACTTCCTCGCCGTCGGCGACGGCATCCTGCGCGCGCTGCGGGACCGGCCCACCATGCTGGAACGGTGGCCGCGCGGGGTGTTCGAGGGCGCGCAGATCGCCACCCGGCAGAGCAACCGCGGCGACGCGTTCTATCAGAAGCGGCTGCCGGCCGGGGCGCCCGACTGGGTGCGCACCGCGCACATCACCTTCCCGAGCGGCCGGACCGCCGACGAGGTGGCCCCGAGTGAGCTGGCCGTCGTCATCTGGGCGGTCAACCTGGGCACCCTGCGCTTCCACCCGTGGCCGGTCTCGGCCGGCGACGTGGAGCGCCCGGACCAGCTCCGCATCGACCTCGATCCGATGCCCGGGGTGGACTTCGCCCAGGTGGTCCCGGTCGCCCACGAGGTACGGGCGTTCCTCGACGAGCTGGGGCTGGTCGGCTACCCGAAGACCACCGGCGGCCGGGGCCTGCACGTCTATCTGTCCATCGAGCCGCGGTGGAGCTTCGGCGAGTGCCGGCGGGCGGTGCTGGCGCTGGGGCGGGAGATGCAGCGCCGGCGACCCGACCTGGTCACCACCACCTGGTGGCGGGAGCAGCGGGACCGGCCGGTCTTCGTCGACTACAACCAGATGGCCCGCGACCACACCATGACGTCGGCGTACTCGATCCGGCCCACCCCGCGCGCCCTGGTCTCCGCCCCGCTGGACTGGTCGGAGCTCGACGACGCCCGGCCGGACGACTTCGACGTGCTGAGCCTGCCGGCCCGGTTCGCCGAGCGGGCCGACCCGCACGCGGGCCTGGACGGGCGTCGGTTCTCCCTGGCGCCGCTGCTGGAGCTGGCCGACCGGGAGGGCCTGGCGGCGCCGCCGGAACGCTGA
- a CDS encoding Lrp/AsnC family transcriptional regulator: protein MSQQTNPAPGVAGGTGRSAGPLDEVDRRILRELVDDGRLSVRTLAERVHVSRTNAYARVERLVRDGVITGFRARVAPEPAGLGTSAYIALTIEQNTWREVSAELARVRYVEHVALLSGEHDVLALVRAPDNATLRDVVLDRVQSIAGVLSTRSWLVFEEFDGAQSPWP, encoded by the coding sequence ATGAGCCAGCAGACCAACCCCGCACCGGGCGTGGCGGGCGGAACGGGACGTTCGGCCGGGCCGCTCGACGAGGTGGACCGGCGGATCCTGCGCGAGCTGGTCGACGACGGCCGGCTCTCCGTCCGTACCCTTGCCGAACGGGTGCACGTCTCGCGCACCAACGCGTACGCGCGGGTGGAGCGCCTGGTCCGGGACGGGGTGATCACCGGGTTCCGGGCGCGGGTGGCACCGGAGCCGGCCGGGCTGGGCACGTCGGCGTACATCGCGCTGACCATCGAGCAGAACACCTGGCGCGAGGTGTCGGCCGAACTGGCCCGGGTGCGCTACGTCGAGCACGTGGCGCTGCTCAGCGGCGAGCACGACGTGCTGGCCCTGGTCCGCGCGCCGGACAACGCCACCCTGCGGGACGTGGTCCTGGACCGGGTGCAGAGCATCGCCGGGGTGCTGTCGACGCGCAGCTGGCTGGTCTTCGAGGAGTTCGACGGGGCGCAGAGCCCCTGGCCGTAG
- the pdhA gene encoding pyruvate dehydrogenase (acetyl-transferring) E1 component subunit alpha, with product MTTTPQAVRRASPRSRRKANPAVPDPSAGLLPRTEPVRLLNPDGTPLPARDDYPAPPVEALREMYRRMVIGRRFDVQATALTKQGRLAVYPSSRGQEACQVGGVLALRDSDWVFPTYRESMALTARGIDPVEVLTLLRGDWHCGYDAAAVHTAPQCTPLATQCVHAAGLAYGESYQGRDTVALAFIGDGATSEGDFHEGVNFAAVFKAPVVYFVQNNKYAISVPLSRQTAAPSLAYKGVGYGVPSEQVDGNDPVAVLAVLTRAVEHARAGKGPFLVEAHTYRMEPHTNADDQTRYRDAEEVEAWRDRDPIARLEAFLRDQGALDDAAVAAIVDEAEAYAAALRDRMNAQPTVDPLSLFDHVYAEPTPQLVEQREQVRAELAAARDEEGDA from the coding sequence GTGACGACCACACCCCAGGCGGTCCGCAGGGCATCCCCCCGCAGCCGCCGGAAGGCCAACCCGGCCGTTCCCGACCCGTCGGCCGGCCTGCTGCCGCGTACCGAGCCGGTCCGGCTGCTGAACCCGGACGGCACCCCGCTGCCGGCCCGCGACGACTACCCGGCGCCGCCCGTCGAGGCGCTGCGCGAGATGTACCGCCGGATGGTGATCGGTCGCCGCTTCGACGTGCAGGCCACCGCGCTGACCAAGCAGGGCCGCCTCGCCGTCTACCCGTCCTCCCGGGGCCAGGAGGCGTGCCAGGTGGGCGGGGTCCTGGCGCTGCGCGACAGCGACTGGGTCTTCCCCACCTACCGCGAGTCGATGGCGCTGACCGCCCGCGGCATCGACCCGGTCGAGGTGCTCACCCTGCTGCGCGGCGACTGGCACTGCGGGTACGACGCGGCCGCCGTGCACACCGCGCCGCAGTGCACCCCGCTCGCCACCCAGTGCGTGCACGCCGCCGGCCTGGCCTACGGCGAGTCGTACCAGGGGCGGGACACCGTGGCGCTGGCGTTCATCGGTGACGGCGCGACCAGCGAGGGCGACTTCCACGAGGGCGTCAACTTCGCCGCCGTGTTCAAGGCCCCGGTGGTCTACTTCGTGCAGAACAACAAGTACGCGATCAGCGTCCCGCTGTCCCGGCAGACCGCCGCCCCGAGCCTGGCGTACAAGGGCGTCGGCTACGGCGTGCCGAGCGAGCAGGTCGACGGCAACGACCCGGTGGCCGTGCTCGCGGTGCTCACCCGCGCGGTGGAGCACGCCCGCGCAGGCAAGGGGCCGTTCCTGGTCGAGGCGCACACGTACCGGATGGAGCCGCACACCAACGCGGACGACCAGACCCGCTACCGGGACGCCGAGGAGGTCGAGGCGTGGCGGGACCGCGACCCGATCGCCCGGCTGGAGGCGTTCCTGCGTGACCAGGGTGCGCTGGACGACGCCGCCGTCGCCGCGATCGTGGACGAGGCCGAGGCGTACGCCGCCGCGCTGCGCGACCGGATGAACGCCCAGCCCACGGTCGACCCGCTGAGCCTCTTCGACCACGTGTACGCGGAGCCGACCCCGCAGCTGGTCGAGCAGCGCGAGCAGGTCCGCGCCGAACTGGCCGCCGCCCGGGACGAGGAGGGGGACGCCTGA
- a CDS encoding alpha-ketoacid dehydrogenase subunit beta, translated as MATMTMAKALNAALADAMLADERVVVFGEDVGQLGGVFRITDGLQARFGDKRCFDTPLAEAGIVGFAVGLAMSGLRPVVEMQFDAFAYPAFEQIASHVAKLRNRTRGALSVPIVIRVPYAGGIGGVEHHCDSSEAYYAHTPGLKVVTPATVEDAYSLLREAIDDPDPVVFMEPKKLYFSSAEAELPARTAPFGQAVVRRAGTDATLVAYGPAVPVALEAAEAAREEGWDLEVVDVRTIVPFDDATVTASVRKTGRCVVIQEAQGFAGVGAEIAARVQERCFHALHAPVLRVSGLDIPYPAPMLEHTHLPSVDRVLDTVARLQWDDQPDARWVAA; from the coding sequence ATGGCCACCATGACCATGGCGAAGGCGCTCAACGCCGCGCTCGCCGACGCGATGCTCGCCGACGAGCGGGTGGTCGTCTTCGGCGAGGACGTCGGGCAGCTCGGCGGCGTCTTCCGGATCACCGACGGCCTCCAGGCCCGGTTCGGCGACAAGCGCTGCTTCGACACCCCCCTCGCGGAGGCCGGCATCGTCGGCTTCGCCGTCGGCCTGGCCATGTCCGGGCTGCGGCCGGTGGTCGAGATGCAGTTCGACGCGTTCGCGTACCCGGCGTTCGAGCAGATCGCCTCGCACGTGGCGAAGCTGCGCAACCGCACCAGGGGCGCGCTCAGCGTGCCGATCGTCATCCGGGTGCCGTACGCCGGCGGCATCGGTGGCGTGGAGCACCACTGCGACTCCTCCGAGGCGTACTACGCGCACACCCCGGGCCTGAAGGTGGTCACCCCGGCCACCGTCGAGGACGCGTACTCGCTGCTGCGCGAGGCGATCGACGACCCGGACCCGGTCGTGTTCATGGAGCCGAAGAAGCTCTACTTCTCCAGCGCCGAGGCGGAGCTGCCGGCCCGTACCGCGCCGTTCGGCCAGGCCGTCGTGCGCCGGGCCGGCACCGACGCCACCCTGGTCGCGTACGGCCCGGCCGTGCCGGTCGCCCTGGAGGCGGCCGAGGCCGCCCGCGAGGAGGGCTGGGACCTGGAGGTCGTCGACGTACGCACCATCGTGCCGTTCGACGACGCCACGGTCACCGCCTCGGTCCGGAAGACCGGCCGGTGCGTGGTGATCCAGGAGGCGCAGGGCTTCGCCGGTGTCGGCGCGGAGATCGCCGCCCGGGTGCAGGAGCGCTGCTTCCACGCGCTGCACGCCCCGGTGCTGCGGGTCTCCGGCCTGGACATTCCCTACCCGGCCCCGATGCTGGAGCACACCCACCTGCCCTCGGTCGACCGGGTGCTGGACACCGTGGCCCGCCTCCAGTGGGACGACCAGCCCGACGCGCGCTGGGTGGCGGCATGA